CCTTCATGGCGATGGTCAACAATGTGCCCTCGGACTGGACCTGGTCGGCGTTTTCCCTGGGCCGTGACCAGATGCCCTATGCGGCGCAGTCGGTGCTGGCGGGCGGCAACGTGCGCGTCGGCCTGGAGGACAACCTGTTCCTGGAGAAAGGCGTGCTGGCCACCAACGCGCAGCTGGTGGAGCGTGCTGTGGGCGTGATCGAGGGCCTTGGCGCCAAGATCATCGGCCCCGACGCGGTGCGCGAGAAGCTGGGCCTCACCAAGCGCGCGCCGGTGGCAAAGTAACTCAAAATCGGGCCGCGGCCGAGCCTGGGTGGGCGCACTGCGCCCTCCCGGGGGAGGGGCGGGCGCGGCCCGTGCTGGGCACGGGCCAGAAGAAATTCCGAGAGGATAGATCATGAAAACAGCAGCAATCATCGGCGGCGGTGTTATCGGCGGCGGCTGGGCCGCGCGGTTCCTCCTGAACGGCTGGAACGTGCGGGTGTTCGACCCGGACCCGGACGCCGAGCGCAAGATCAGCGAAGTGCTGGCCAATGCCCGCCGTTCGCTGCCCTCGCTTTATGACAAGGCACTGCCGCCCGAAGGCGCGCTGACCTTTCACGCCGATATGGCCGAGGCCGTCGCGGATGCTGCCTGGATTCAGGAAAGCGTGCCCGAGCGGCTGGAGCTGAAGCACAAGATCCACGCGCAGATCCAGGCGCATGCCCCGGCGGATGCGGTGATCGGCTCGTCCACCTCCGGCTTCAAGCCGTCGGAGCTGAACGCCGAAGGCGCCCGCGCCGTCGTCGCGCATCCGTTCAACCCGGTCTACCTGCTGCCGCTGGTCGAGCTGGTGGGCGATGCGGGCACCTGCGCGCAAGCCTCGGACTTGTTGCGGGACGTAGGGATGTACCCCCTGACCGTGCGCAAGGAGATCGACGCCCATATCGCCGATCGCCTGCTGGAAGCGGTCTGGCGCGAAGGCCTGTGGCTGATCAAGGACGGCATCTGCACCACCGAGGAGCTGGACGAGTCGATCCGCATGGGCTTTGGCCTGCGGTGGGCGCAGATGGGCTTGTTCGAGACCTACCGGATTGCCGGCGGCGAAGCGGGCATGAAGCATTTCATGGCGCAGTTCGGCCCGGCGCTGGAATGGCCCTGGACCAAGCTGATGGATGTGCCGGAATTCACCGATGAATTGGTCGACCTGATCGCCGGCCAGTCGGATGCGCAATCGGGCCATATGCCGATCCGCGATCTGGAGCGGCTGCGGGATGACAACCTGGTCGGCATGATGCGGGCGCTGAAGAAATCCGGCAGCGGTGCCGGCGGTGTCATCACTGCGCATGAAGCTATTTTGCCTACGCCGGAGGCCGTCGACCTGCCGGTCACCGTCAGCCGTCCGGTGCCGCAGAGCTGGACCGATTACAACGGTCACATGAACGAGGCGCATTACACCGAGGCCTCGGCCCAGGCGACCGACCGGTTCATGGAGCTGATCGGCTGCGATGCGGACTATATCGCCGCGGGGGGCAGCTATTTCACCGTGGAAAACCACGTGCGCTTTCTTGATGAGCTGCACGCGGGCGATGCGCTGACCATCACCACCCAGGTGCTGACGGGCGAGGGCAAGAAAATGCACCTGTTCCACCGCCTGTTCGGCCCCGAAGGGCAATTGGCGGCGACGGTGGAAACGCTGCTGTTGCACATGGACCTCAACGCCCGCGGCACCTCGCTGCCGTCCGATGCGGTGGCGGACCAGCTGGCGTCTTATGCAGCGGCCCATGCCGGGCTGCCGCTGCCCGAGGGCGCCGGGCGCCACGTCGGCCAGCGCGGCTGAGGGGCTGAGATGGGGACCGGCAGCCTTCAGGCTGTTCAGCTGCACAGCATGGCGGAACAGCGTTTCGCGCCTGCCGGGCGGCCGGAATCCCCCCTTTGCGGGCCGGACACCCTCCCCGCTCCGGCCCGCAGCCAGAGCCGCCTGCCGCGGGAAAGGCCCATACGGCGGACGGCAGGACACGATGAACAAATTTCTGCCCGGCGAGCCGGGCAGCACCCCCGGTGCGGCCTGCCCCGGGGGGCAAATCTTATAGGGTCAAAGGGAGGACCGAATGTCTGAGAGCAATTCCAACAGCCACCTGGTGGCGAAGTCCGGCTTCTTTGCCGGTCTTCATCCGGGGATGGGGCTGGCGGCGATGGGGATGATCGCCGCATTTGTGATCTTCACGGCGCTGAATGTCGAGCTGGCGGCCGGCCTGTACAAATCCGTCCGCGGCTGGATCGAAGGCTGGTTCAGCTGGTACTATATCGCGGTGCTGATTGCCGGCATGTTCTTCTGCTTCGGCCTGATGTTCTCGCGGTTCGGAAAACTGCGGCTGGGCGACGACGACTCGCGCCCCGAATTCGGCAACTTCAGCTGGTTCGCGATGCTGTTTTCGGCCGGCATCGGTGTCGGCATCCTGTTTTTCGGGGTGGCAGAGCCGATCTTCTATTTCGACAACTCCGGCGCCTTCGGCTATCCGAACAACCCGCATGCCGACATGGCGGGCCATGTGGACATGAACATGCTGCGGGCGCAGGACGCGATGCGGGTGACCTTTTTCCACTGGGGCTTCCACGGCTGGGCGCTGTATGTGCTGGTCGGGCTTTGCCTGGCCTATTTCGGGTTCCGCAAGAAGCTGCCGCTGACCATGCGCTCAACGCTGTATCCGATCCTGGGCGAGCGGATCTATGGCCCCTGGGGGCATGCGGTCGATTTGCTGGCGGTGTTCGGCTCGGTGTTCGGCATTGCCACCTCGCTGGGGCTGGGTTCTACCCAGATTGCCACCGGGCTGAACGTGCTGTTCGGGCTGGAGGTGACGCTGACCCTGAAAATCGTGCTGATCGTCATCGTGTCCGTCATCGCTACCGCATCGACCGTGTCCGGCGTTGCCCGCGGCATCCGGCTGATCTCGGAATGGAACATCTGGCTGTCGGTCGCGCTGCTGGCCGCCTTTGTGGTGATCGGCCCGGGCAAGTGGCTGATGGGCTTCTACATCACCTCTGTCGGGGATTACCTGTGGAACTTCATCCCGATGGGCTTCTGGACCGCCACCGAAGAGGCGGACATCGCCTGGCAGGGCGGCTGGACCATCTTCTACTGGGGCTGGTGGATCGCCTGGGCGCCGCTGGTGGGCATTTTCATCGCCCGCATTTCCTATGGCCGCACCATCCGCGAGTTCATGGTCGGGGTGCTGTGCGTGCCGACCGCCGCGGTGTTCTTCTGGCTGTGCATCTTCGGCGGCACCGCAATCTGGCAGGAGATGCACATGGGCGCCGGCCCGGCGTCCGACGGCGGCGCAGGGGTGATTGCCACCGTGCGCAACTGGGAACTGCCGGCAGCGCTGTATGGCACCATCGGCAATCTCGGAGCGACCTCCTGGATGGGCGATCTGAGCTGGACCGCCTGGCCGCTGTCGCTGCTGGCAACCCTGCTGCTGGTCAGCTGGTTTGTGACCTCGGCGGATTCCGGCACCCTGGTGATCACCACCATGCTGTCGATGGGCGATGAAAACCCGCCGAACAAGTTCCGCATCATCTGGGGCGCGGGGATCGGCGCAACCGCCATCGTGCTGCTGATGTCGGGCGGGCTGAACGCGCTGCAGACGGCCCTGATTGCCACCGCCTTCCCGATTTCATTCCTGATCATCGCGATGGTCTGGGGGCTGTATAAATCGCTGCGGGACGATCCCTCGGCGGCGCCGATCCAGGTGCTTGCCACCGGACC
Above is a window of Leisingera methylohalidivorans DSM 14336 DNA encoding:
- a CDS encoding carnitine 3-dehydrogenase — protein: MKTAAIIGGGVIGGGWAARFLLNGWNVRVFDPDPDAERKISEVLANARRSLPSLYDKALPPEGALTFHADMAEAVADAAWIQESVPERLELKHKIHAQIQAHAPADAVIGSSTSGFKPSELNAEGARAVVAHPFNPVYLLPLVELVGDAGTCAQASDLLRDVGMYPLTVRKEIDAHIADRLLEAVWREGLWLIKDGICTTEELDESIRMGFGLRWAQMGLFETYRIAGGEAGMKHFMAQFGPALEWPWTKLMDVPEFTDELVDLIAGQSDAQSGHMPIRDLERLRDDNLVGMMRALKKSGSGAGGVITAHEAILPTPEAVDLPVTVSRPVPQSWTDYNGHMNEAHYTEASAQATDRFMELIGCDADYIAAGGSYFTVENHVRFLDELHAGDALTITTQVLTGEGKKMHLFHRLFGPEGQLAATVETLLLHMDLNARGTSLPSDAVADQLASYAAAHAGLPLPEGAGRHVGQRG
- a CDS encoding BCCT family transporter codes for the protein MSESNSNSHLVAKSGFFAGLHPGMGLAAMGMIAAFVIFTALNVELAAGLYKSVRGWIEGWFSWYYIAVLIAGMFFCFGLMFSRFGKLRLGDDDSRPEFGNFSWFAMLFSAGIGVGILFFGVAEPIFYFDNSGAFGYPNNPHADMAGHVDMNMLRAQDAMRVTFFHWGFHGWALYVLVGLCLAYFGFRKKLPLTMRSTLYPILGERIYGPWGHAVDLLAVFGSVFGIATSLGLGSTQIATGLNVLFGLEVTLTLKIVLIVIVSVIATASTVSGVARGIRLISEWNIWLSVALLAAFVVIGPGKWLMGFYITSVGDYLWNFIPMGFWTATEEADIAWQGGWTIFYWGWWIAWAPLVGIFIARISYGRTIREFMVGVLCVPTAAVFFWLCIFGGTAIWQEMHMGAGPASDGGAGVIATVRNWELPAALYGTIGNLGATSWMGDLSWTAWPLSLLATLLLVSWFVTSADSGTLVITTMLSMGDENPPNKFRIIWGAGIGATAIVLLMSGGLNALQTALIATAFPISFLIIAMVWGLYKSLRDDPSAAPIQVLATGPEDTGITRDLPA